Genomic DNA from Streptomyces sp. PCS3-D2:
GTGCCGTGCAACCTGCTGGCCGAGCTGGCCGCCGGTCCGGCGACCGTCCTCGGCTTCGCCACCCTGGCCGCGGCCCCGCTCTCGATGCCCGCCGCGGAGGTGCTCGCCCGGTGCGCCGGGGTGCCCGCGGGGTGGATCGCGGCCGTCGCGCGGGCCGGGGCGGGGCTTCCCGGCGCCGAGCTCTCCTGGCCGGGCGGACTCGCCGGCGGCCTGCTGCTGACCGCCGCCACCCTGACGGCCGTGGTTCTCGGTGCCCGGTGGAGGCGGCGGCGGTGGCTGTGCTCCGCGCTGGCGGTGCTGCTGCTCCTCGCGGTACTGCGGCCGCCGCAGCTCACCCGCACGCTCACCGGCTGGCCTCCGCCCGACTGGAGTTACGTCCAGTGCGCCGTGGGGCAGGGGGACGCCGGCGTTCTGGCCGTCGGCCCGGGGGAGGCGCTGGTGGTGGATGCGGGCGCGGAGCCCGGGCCGGTGGACGAGTGCCTGCGCGGGCTGGGGGTGCGCCGGGTGCCGATGCTGCTGCTGACGCACTTCCACGCCGACCATGTGGGAGGGCTGCGGGGCGTGCTGCGGGGCCGCTCCGTGGGGGTGGTCCAGACCACCGTGCTGGAGGAGCCGCCGGGGCAGGCCGCGTTCGTCCGCCGGACCGCCGCGGCCGCCGGGGTGCCGGTGGTACGCGCCGTACAGGGGGAGCGGCGCCGAGCCGGGCCGCTGGAATGGCAGGTGCTGTGGCCCCCGCCGGGCGGCTCGCCCTTCCCGGGGCCCAACGACGCGAGCGTCGTCCTGCTGGTGCGCGCCGCGGGGCTGACCCTGCTCCTGCTCGGAGACCTCGAACCGGCCGCGCAGCAGGCCCTCCTGAGGGAGCATCCGCAGCTGGGGCCGGTCGATGTCCTCAAGGTCGCCCACCACGGCTCCGCGCACCAGGATCCCGGGCTGTACGAGCGGGTCCGGCCCAGGCTCGCGATTGTTCCCGTCGGGACAAAAAACCGGTACGGGCACCCCGCGCCGGGTACGCTCACCCGCCTGCGGGCCGTGGGTGCGACGGTGCTGCGCACCGACACCGACGGCTCGATCGCCGTCAGTGGATCCGGCGTTCGGCTGCGTGCGTTTCCGGCCAGGAGGCGGCGTGACCGACGCGGCCATACCGGGCGCGAGTGTTCTGTTTGCCCACAACCCGACAGCATGATCGAATGCGTCTTCGCCAGAACGGTCCCAGTCCACACAGCACGGGGGTGCACACGTCATGTTCGGTCGCCGACGGGGGATGGAGTCGGCCGGAAGTTCCAGCCCGCACACATCCGCGACACTGACGCTGCCGCCGACGGCGCGTCTGCTCAGCTGCCGAGTCCTCGACACGGTCCACCGGCCCATCCGGCAGGCCGCGTTCGAGGTGACGGATCCGATCGGCCGCCGGATCGTCGGCGGCGAGACCGACCCGTTCGGCGGCTTCACCGCCACCGTTCCGGAAGGGGAGTACCGGCTCTCCGTCACCGCAGAGGGGTACACGCCGTTCCACGGGGTCACGCTCGTGGGAGACCCCGCGCAGCCCGGTACGGCGGAGATCGTCCTCGACGCGGTGGAGCCCCCGGTCCTGCCGCAGCCCGGTCACTGGGAGATCGACCCGACGCACTCGTCCATCGGTTTCACGGCCCGCCACATCGGCCTGGCCCGCATCAACGGGCGCTTCAACACGTTCGCCGGGGCGGTGCGGATAGCGGACCGCATGGAGGACTCCTCCATGCACGTGATCATCGATGCTGCGAGCATCGACACCGGGGTGCGGCTGCGTGACGACCACCTGCGGTCGGGCGACTTCCTGGACGCGGCCCGCCACCCCACGGTGGAGTTCTACAGCGAACGCTTCATGCACCGCAGCGGCAGCCGCTGGGCCGTTGCCGGTGCGCTGACCCTGCACGGAGTGAGCCGGTCCGTGACCCTGGACACCCAGTACCTGGGCCTCGGGACGGGCATGGAGGGTGAGGTGCGGGCGGCCTGCCGGGCCACCGCCGAGCTGCACCGCGAGGACTTCACCCTCAACTGGCAGTCGATGCTGGCGCACGGGATCGCGGCGATCGGGTCCAGCGTGGACATCACGCTGGACGTCCAGATCGTGCACAAGGCCTGACCTCCGCCCCCCGGCCCGGGCGGGGCTCAGGGGGCCTCCAGCCAGCCTTCGTACTCGGCGGCGAGGCCGTCCAGAGCGGTGGCGTCGAGCCGTTCCCGCGGATCCTCGACGACGACCAGCCACTGGGCGTCCTCGGCGTCGTCCTCGCCGGCCAGCGCGTCGCGTACCAACTGCGGCTCCTCCGGGAGACCGAAGCGGTCGACGGCCTCCTGGGCCACCTCCTCGGCGGCGTCGCGGTCGGGCAGGACGAGTACATGTCGCACGTTCACCGGGCCATTGTCGAACACCCGGTGGAGGGGGCCGGGGCGCGGGGGGCTGTCAGCGCGGCGTGGGATGCTGGGGGCGATGGCCACCAGGAAGAACTCCACCGACGATCCCCTCGCCCCGATCACCCTCGCGGTGGGGCAGGAGGAACTGCTGCTCGACCGCGCTGTGCGGGAGGTGGTGGCGGCCGCCCGGGCCGCCGACGCCGACACCGACGTCCGCGATCTCACCTCCGACCAGCTCCAGCCCGGCACCCTGGCCGAGCTGGCCAGCCCCTCGCTCTTCTCCGAGCGCAAGGTGCTGGTCGTGCGCAACGCGCAGGACCTCTCCGCCGACACGGTCAAGGAGGTCAAGGCCTACCTCGCCGCGCCCTACGAGGAGATCACGCTGGTCCTGCTCCACGCGGGCGGAGTCAAGGGCAAGGGCCTGCTGGACGCCGCCCGCAAGGCGGGCGCCCGGGAGATCGCCTGCCCGAAGATGACGAAGGCGGCGGACCGGCTCGCCTTCGTGCGGGGCGAGTTCCGCACGCTGGGCCGGTCGGCCACCCCGGAGGCGTGTCAGACGCTGGTCGACGCGATCGGCAGCGACCTGCGGGAGCTGGCGAGCGCCGCGGCCCAGCTGTGCGCGGACGTCGAGGGAACCATCGACGAGGCCGTCGTCGGCCGCTACTACACCGGGCGCGCCGAGGCATCCAGCTTCACGGTCGCCGACCGTGCGGTCGAGGGGCGCGCGGCCGAGGCCCTGGAGGCCCTGCGCTGGTCCCTGGCCACCGGTGTGGCGCCGGTCCTGATCACCAGTGCGCTGGCCCAGGCGGTCCGCGCCATCGGCAAGCTCGCCGCGGCACCGCGCGGGGCCCGCCCCGGGGACCTGGCCCGTGAGCTCGGCATGCCACCGTGGAAGATCGACCGGGTCCGCCAGCAGATGCGGGGCTGGTCGGCGGACGGCGTCGCGGACGCCCTGCGCGCCGTGGCCGCCGCGGACGCGGGCGTCAAGGGCGGGGGCGACGATCCGGAGTACGCCCTGGAGAAGGCGGTCGTCGCGGTGGCCCGCGCGGCCCGCCCCCAGCGCCGCTGACCGCCGGCCCTGCCCCGCCCGTCCCGCTTTCCTGCCCGGGCTGCGCGAAGGCCCCGGTCGTCACCCTGGGGAAGGGGGACGACCGGGGCCTTCGGTCACTGCTCGGTTGCTCCGCACCCGCGTGGCGAACGCTTCGTGTGCGGAGCGGGTTGCCGGTCAGGAGCGGGAGAGAGGGCCCGCTGGGTCCGTTCCGGCGATCACATCGAGTGCGGAACTCAGATGGCGGCAACCTTGGAGGCCAGCGCCGACTTCTTGTTGGCGGCGGCGTTCTTGTGGATGACACCCTTCGAGACGGCCTTGTCCAGCTTCTTGGAAGCCAGGCGGGCCGCAGCGGTGGCCTTCTCCGCGTCGCCGGCGAGGATGGCCTCGTTGGCCTTGCGGATGAAGGTGCGCAGCTCGGACTTGACCGACTTGTTGCGAAGGCGAGCCTTCTCGTTGGTCTTGTTCCGCTTGATCTGGGACTTGATGTTCGCCACGAAAGAGCCTTTTCAGGTTCAGGGGTTGATCTTCGGATGGTGTCCCTCCCCCGGACTTCGTCCAGGGTCCCCCTGGTGAGAGGGCATGCGAGACACAGCTGCCCAGGCTACCAGGCACGCTCCCGGCGGCCCAAACCGAGCGCACTGCCCCGTCCATGGGACCATGGGAGCCTGCGTATGGACCGACATCGTGCCGCCGAGAGCGACCGGAGCCGGGCCGTCCGCTGCGACCGACGCTCCGAAGACGCTTCCGACTGCGACCCGAGAATCAGGACACTGCGTGCCCGCGATCCCCAGCCACGTGCCCGAGCCGAGCCGTACCGACCCGGCGCTGATCCGCAATTTCTGCATCATCGCGCACATCGACCACGGCAAGTCGACCCTTGCCGACCGGATGCTCCAGCTCACCGGTGTCGTCGATCAGCGGCAGATGCGCGCCCAGTACCTCGACCGCATGGACATCGAGCGTGAGCGCGGCATCACGATCAAGTCCCAGGCGGTGCGACTGCCCTGGGCGCCCACCACGGGCGAGGGTCAGGGCAGCACCCACATCCTCAACATGAT
This window encodes:
- a CDS encoding YceI family protein; the protein is MFGRRRGMESAGSSSPHTSATLTLPPTARLLSCRVLDTVHRPIRQAAFEVTDPIGRRIVGGETDPFGGFTATVPEGEYRLSVTAEGYTPFHGVTLVGDPAQPGTAEIVLDAVEPPVLPQPGHWEIDPTHSSIGFTARHIGLARINGRFNTFAGAVRIADRMEDSSMHVIIDAASIDTGVRLRDDHLRSGDFLDAARHPTVEFYSERFMHRSGSRWAVAGALTLHGVSRSVTLDTQYLGLGTGMEGEVRAACRATAELHREDFTLNWQSMLAHGIAAIGSSVDITLDVQIVHKA
- the holA gene encoding DNA polymerase III subunit delta; this translates as MATRKNSTDDPLAPITLAVGQEELLLDRAVREVVAAARAADADTDVRDLTSDQLQPGTLAELASPSLFSERKVLVVRNAQDLSADTVKEVKAYLAAPYEEITLVLLHAGGVKGKGLLDAARKAGAREIACPKMTKAADRLAFVRGEFRTLGRSATPEACQTLVDAIGSDLRELASAAAQLCADVEGTIDEAVVGRYYTGRAEASSFTVADRAVEGRAAEALEALRWSLATGVAPVLITSALAQAVRAIGKLAAAPRGARPGDLARELGMPPWKIDRVRQQMRGWSADGVADALRAVAAADAGVKGGGDDPEYALEKAVVAVARAARPQRR
- the rpsT gene encoding 30S ribosomal protein S20; protein product: MANIKSQIKRNKTNEKARLRNKSVKSELRTFIRKANEAILAGDAEKATAAARLASKKLDKAVSKGVIHKNAAANKKSALASKVAAI